Below is a window of Perca fluviatilis chromosome 14, GENO_Pfluv_1.0, whole genome shotgun sequence DNA.
GGGCAGCCCAAAGTGGcctttaacatatttttaatcAGTCATTAAATCTAGATGTTTGCAAATGTTTATATTGTGGCAAAATTGGACATCTTTATTCACATAATTTGTCGAATAATTCTGGATGTCAACGTACAGATTATAGCCATATGAACATCTTTCCTCAACTAGTTCTGGCTGTCAGTGGACGTTTAGATTATGGCCAGATTGAACATCTTTATTTACCATGGGCTTTATGCCCAGCTGCACTACTTCCTGAACTTCAGCCTGCTCCTTACTGTCTGTCATTATTGGACAAACTGATCAatccaggtgtgtctgtttaatgtTGCTGAGACTACATAGGTGAAGCACACCTGGATTGTCCaataatgacagacaggaaacaaAGGAGCAGGCTGAAATTCAGGAAGTAGTGCAGCTGGGCATAAAGTCCATTATGGACCTTTTCTGAATGTCAACGGACGTCCAGATTATAGCAGTTGCCTAGAACGTCTTTTCTGAACTAGTTCTGGCTGTTAGTGGACGTTATGGCCAGAATGGACATCTTTATTCACGTCATTTATGGACTGTTTCTGAATGTCATCGGACATCCAGATTATAGCCAATATGAACGTCTTTTCTGAACTAATTCTGGCTGTTAGTGGACGTTTAGATTATGGCCGGAATGGACATCTTTATTCAAGTCATTTATGGACTGTTTCTGGATGTCATCGGACGTCCAGATTATAGCCAGTATGAACGTCTTTTCCAAACTAATTCTGGCTGTTAGTGGACGTTTAGATTATGGCCAGAATGGACATCTTTATTCACGTCATTTATGGACTGTTTCTGGATGTTATCGGACGTCCAGATTATAGCCAATATGAACGTCTTTTCTGAACTAATTCTGGCTGTTAGTGGACGTTTAGATTATGGCCGGAATGGACATCTATAATCCGTTATGAACCGTTTCTGGATGTCATCGGACGTCCAGATTATAGCCATTATGAACGTCTTTTCTGAACTAGTTCTGGCTGTCAGTGGACGTTTAGATTATGGCCAGATTGGACATCTTTATTCACGTCATTTATGGACTGTTTCTGGATGTCTTCGGACGTCCAGATTATAGCCAGTATGAACGTTTTTTCCAAACTAATTCTGGCTGTCAGTGGACGTTTAGATTATGGCCAGATTGGACATCTTTATTCACGTCATTTATGGACTGCTTCTAGATGTCATCGGACGTCCGGATTATAGGCAGTATGAACGTCTTTTCTCAACTAATTCTGTCTGTCAGTGGACGTTTAGATTATGGCCAGATTGGACATAATTTCTCAGTGTCATTAATCGACTAATTCTGGCTGTCAATGGACGTTCAGATCATGGCCTGGACGGGCCGACGTGATATCAACCTGTTTTGTACGTCCACGACGTCGCTTGCTCAGTGGGTAGTGAGGTGTATCACAGAGTGTGCTCCTGGTCCTCATGCTTTTCTCATTGTGCTTAAAGTGGAGAAATTCACAGAGCATGAGGAGGCTGTCATCACTAAAATAAACGAGTACTTTTCTGAAGAAGTTTACAAATATGCAATACTTGTATTTACTCATGGTGACCAGCTCCCTGAAGGAAAGACAATAAAGGATTTAGTCTGCCAAAATCAGCTTGTGAGTGATCTAGTGGAGAAGTGCGGCGGCCGCTGCCACATTGTTGATAATAAATACTGGAAGAACAACCGGCAGGATGAATACAGGAGCAACCAGTTCCAGGTGAAGGAGCTACTTAACACAATAGAGAAGATGATTGAGTCAAACAAAGGAAGCTGCTACACCAATGAGATGCTACAAACAGTGGAGGAAGTAATACAACAAGAGGTGGAGGCCATTAGACGGTCATCAGGAAACATGTCAGAGGAAGAGATCAGAGAGCAGGCTAGATTCAGCACATTTAAGAAGTTTTGTATCAGACTGGCAGGTACTGCAACAGGTGTGGTGTTAGGAGCTCTTCTTGGTGTAGTAGTGAGTGTTGGAATAGTTGTCATAATTTTAAGGGCAGTAGGAAtaacagtagcagcagcagtagcagcagtaggagaaacagcagcagtagcaggagTGGGTGTATCTGCTGCAGTGGGAGCAGTGATGGGAGGTGTTACAGGATATGCTGAAGCTGAGGGAGCAGACACACCATGGGAAGCAGCAAAGAGGGCAGCAGAGGCTGTCAAGGATCAAGCACTATCTGTCTATGAAGCATGTGATATTTTTGACAgagtaaagaaagaaaagtcaaAACAGAGTTAAAACCAATGATGAGCCGTGCCTCTGAAAGAAGGGGTAACGAATATATCATTAATTAGTCATGTCTCCCTTTAGATTGCCAGATCATGCCTTTGAATCTGTAATCATTGAGCTAATATGTTAATTCATATCTAATATATTAAAGGTTGTGTTTTTCATCTGAGCTTTAGCAACCTATTCCTGTTTCACAAACTATTTACACTTACCTATACTTCTGATTTGATATTGTACATATCTATTTTTTAACCCAACTCCACTGATGATTTTATGATACATACTTGTAAcctgttttgtcatttttaatttGCTCCTAATTGCAATTTTATATTTGCACTCTTTCCTACATCATATTGTAACTGCTGCACAGTAATTTCCTTTGGGATAAAAAAAGTTCACTACAGGGGTTTGATATGATGTTTAGTGcataatgaaaatattaaatcattTTACCATCTTTCATAGAtaagagctttaaaaaaaacgttttaatcAAACCAGTGTACACTGCTTTTTCTGTCTCCTGTAGAAACATTGCTCAGTTACCTTTAAATGTCACTAAATGTATGTACAACATCATTATGTTAGAATAGTTATGGTTCTTTGTGGATTACAATGTATCACCAAGACTAATAAGAAAGACGAATAAATTGAAATGtatgaaaaaatattatttgagCAAATCCATGTTTTACTTGGTAGATCTAAATCAATTTGACTCTTCACTGATTTTTCTTCTAACAACATGTTGAAGTTACttctttcagttttttatttgttaacacTGATAGCTGTAGCCCATTACTCTATGAAGTTACATTCTGTAAAgtcatactgtatattggctAAACTATCCTTAAAATGATCTCATATTAAACACTCATAGGCTAACTATTGTAACCAAACCAGTACTGGTTAATGTACTTATGAACTAATAAAAACAGAgtaaatgttcacattttttagTGAGAGAGCaagtaaacaaaaagaaaactttaAGCTGCCAAAATATACCAAGTTGTGCAGTTTAGCAACCTCTATGGGAGCACAGTTCAACATTAAAAGAGATTTTGGCCCATGAAGTTTTATTTCAATATTCTCTTACTTCAACAACTGAGAGAGAAGCAAATGCAATAACAGGGATAACAGAtactaatgttttatttttaaccagTCACTACACTGCCCttggaaatggaatggaaataTGGATTTTTATTTagtgaagtgataaaaaatttaCAATCAGAAATCTCTGTTTTAAACagttttaaaagttttaaaccaCATTTCCCCATGCTGttgtgtctaatagactgatgtgaccaaaaatctttgaatttggtcCAGCATTGAGCGAGATCGCAATAATGAGCCGGCGCAACTCGAGCTACAATGTAAcctaatggggcaattgtgGAGCCTTGCTTTTTGTCCAtaaaagtctcttttttttgctaccgacaggctcagattgttataaAAAGTGTCTGATAACGTTTTTGATCTCAGGACGTGACTTTATGTCCGAAGACAGCGGTGTAGAGAGTGAAACGCGAGATGAGAAAAAGGCGTTTAGGGTTACATGAATTTCAAATTCAATCATTtcaaaaatgatttattatttttattcaggaattcaactgtctgtcatgtaaacccaaaaatacaaataaaatataattgaaatcatgaactcaagtgtcattatgaaacaaacaaaacaaacacaatgactgcgctttaacatcagcaacattcAATCCAATCACTCCTTCTCATGTCTGCCTGCACGTGCACTTTCCCtaccgtggtaaagttggttttatattggacgttggatattcgacacattcgaaaaatctattatgcagcttgccctttcaacctattcatgtcaaaccacttgtgatgaactcagctaaccaccctacacattgcacaaagcttcgtttttcaaaaaaccccaaatttaattttttaaatatttttttatgtaaataaatgctttgaatctattatgcggcctgaccttttgacctattcaggtcaaaccacttgtgatgaactcagctaaccaccctacacattgcacaaagcttcttttttccaaaaaaacatcctttaatttttaaaatattttttaatgtaaataaatgccagaaatctattatgcggcctgaccttttgacctattcaggtcaaaccacttgtgatgaactcagctaagtcccctacacattgcacaaagcttatttttaaaaaagaaacatcctttaattttttttatatttttttatgtaaaaaaatgctttaaatctattatgcggcctgtccttttgacctattcatgtcagaccacttgtgatgaactcagctaaccaccctacacattgcacaaagcttcttttttcaaaaaacccatcctttaattttcttaatattttttaatattaaaaaatgtcataaatctattatgtggcctgaccttttgacctattcacgtCAATCCACTTGTGATTAACTCAactaacccccctacacattgcacaaagcttatttaaaaaaaaaaacccatcctttaattttttttatgtaaaaaaatgctttaaatctgttatgtggcctgaccttttgacctattcaggtcaaaccacttgtgatgaactcagctaagtcccctacacattgcacaaagcttattttaaaaaaagaaacatcctttaattttttttatatttttttatgtaataaaatgatttaaatctattatgcggcctgtccttttgacctattcaggtcaaaccacttgtgatgaactcagctaagtcccatacacattgcacaaagcttcttttttccaaaaaaacatcctttaattttttaaatattttttaatgtaaataaatgctttaaatctgttatgtggcctgaccttttgacctattcaggtcaaaccacttgtgatgaactcagctaagtcccctacacattgcacaaagcttatttttaaaaaagaaacatcctttaattttttttatatttttttatgtaaaaaaatgctttaaatctattatgcggcctgtccttttgacctattcatgtcagaccacttgtgatgaactcagctaaccaccctacacattgcacaaagcttcttttttcaaaaaacccatcctttaattttcttaatatttttaatattaaaaaatgtcataaatctaTTAATATgtgtggcctgaccttttgacctattcaggtcaaaccacttgtgatgaactcagctaagtcccctacacattgcacaaagcttattttaaaaagaaacatcctttaatttttttatattttttatgtaataaaatgatttaaatctattatgcggcctgtccttttgacctattcaggtcaaaccacttgtgatgaactcagctaagtcccatacacattgcacaaagcttctttttttaaaaaacccatcctttaattttcttaatattttttaatattaaaaaatgctttaaatctattatgtggcctgacctttcaacctattcaggtcaaaccacttgtgatgaactcagctaaccaccctacacattgcacaaagcttattttttcaaaaaacccatcctttaatttttaaatatttgtttatgtaaAGAATGCTTTTAAAATCTATTATGTTGCctgtccttttgacctattcaggtcaaaccacttgtgatgaactcagctaaccacctacacattgcacaaagcttaattaaaaaaaaacatcctttaatttttttcaatgtgtagggtggttagctgagttcatcacaagtggtttgacgaaggtcaaaaggtcaggccacacaatagatttatgacatttttaatattaaaaatattaagaaaattaaaggatggggttttgaaaaaaaaagttgcaatgtGCAGGGTGGGttgctgagttcatcacaagtggtttgacgtgaataggccaaaaggtcaggccacataatagatttatgacattgtttaatattaaaaaatattaagaaaattaaaggatgggtttttgaaaaagaagctttgtgccaGTGTAGtggtggttagctgagttcatcattAAATAGTTAAAAGCCATAAtagatttatgacattttataatattaaaaatattaagaaaattaaaggatggggtttttaaaaaagaagctttgtgcataCGTGTAAGGGTtgtagctgagttcatcacaagtggtttgacctgaataggtcaaaaggagcgcataatagatttaaagcatttttttacataaaaaaatataaaaaaattaaaggatgtttcttttttaaaaataagctttgtgcaatgtgtagggtggttagctgagttcatcacaagtggtttgacctgaataggtcaaaaggtcaggccgcataatagatttctggcatttatttacattaaaaaatatttaaaaaattaaaggatgtttttttaaaaaagaagctttgtgcaatgtgtagggtggttagttgagttcatcacaagtggtttgacctgaataggtcaaaaggtcaggccgcataatagattcaaagcatttatttacataaaaaatatttaaaaaattaaatttggggttttttgaaaaacgaagctttgtgcaatgtgtgggtggttagctgagttcatcacaagtggtttgacctgaataggtcaaaaggacagcccataatagatttaaagcattttttacataaaaaatataaaaaaaattaaaggatgtttctttttaaaataagctttgtgcaatgggTAGGGgacttagctgagttcatcacaagtggtttgacctgaataggtcaaaaggtcgagccgcataatagatttctggcatttatttacattaaaaaatatttaaaaaattaaaggatgtttttttgaaaaagaagctttgtgcaatgtagggtggttagctgagttcatcacaagtggtttgacctgaataggtcaaaaggtcaggcgcATAATAGAttcaaagcatttatttacataaaaaatatttaaaaaattaaatttggggtttttgaaaacgaagctttgtgcaatgtgtagggtggttagctgagttcatcacaagtggtttgacctgaataggtcaaaaggacagcccataatagatttaaaaagctttttttacataaaaaaatataaaaaaaattaaaggatgtttctttttttaaaataagctttgtgcaatgtgtaggggacttagctgagttcatcacaagtggtttgacctgaataggtcaaaaggtcaggccgcataatagatttctggcatttatttacattaaaaaatatttaaaaaattaaaggatgttttttttgaaaaaagaagctttgtgcaatgtgtatgggacttagctgagttcatcacaagtggtttgacctgaataggtcaaaaggacaggccgcataatagattcaaagcatttatttacataaaaaaatatttaaaaaattaaatttgggtttttttgaaaaacgaagctttgtgcaatgtgtagggtggttagctgagttcatcacaagtggtttgacatgaataggttgaaagggcaagctgcataatagatttttcgaatgtgtcgaatatccaacgtccaatataaaaccaactttaccacggtaCTTTACCGGGCCTCATGGCTGCAGCTTGCGCTCTCTTCATCTACTCTATAACATAAAAAGGGGACAAAAAGGTTCTATTTTCTTTGTGCgtctaaaataaaagaaacaacaaaagttTAAATGCACTAAAGCTATAGGCTACTTCCTTAGATTGGGTTGCACTGGAGGCCCGGAGGATTTCACTGCTGCCAGCACTCTCGGCTTTCCCATGGGTTTGTGGAATTCTGCACAGCTCATTTGTAAATTCATTATTACTGTAATTTCGATGCGGACCAGGTTAAATGAGCCTCTGTTTCTCACGTCAGTCCGGGCACATTTCATGATGGAAAACACTCAGAGTAAGCGTTGCTCACGAGGAGGCTCAGGACGAAGGACAGCACTTTGGCATACTAAGGGAACGCAGACCTGCTCTTCAGCCCTTGGGCTCAAAGCTCACCTACTGTGTGTTGCCAGATTTGGCAACAAtgaaaattttttaattttctatcAGAATATAACTACTCaagagtctgctcttgagactttgctctaattttcgggactgtcccgaatttttcgggatgtctggtcaccctaagtaggctacataaatTATAGGCTCCttttatctaaaagattttcaatgtaatggctcaacaTTTAAATTATTTCAACAGTGTGGATGAGGTCGTTGTAGTTGgataattatattaataaagTCAGTAATTCCAGCAATATCGTATGATGCAGCACAACAAGTAGCTGTAGCAGAGGCAGTTGTTGAGCAGTTTAAGGATTAGCGGTTTTAGTCACAGCTTTAGGGGACATAGTTAGTATACAATTAAGGAACTGTTTGATGACAATCTAAAATGAATGCATGATAATGTGTATGTataatatgtaacatgtcagaGGATGATTttccacactgtaaaaagtcCAACTTAATATTGTTGacatgaaaacatattttaagtgtttaagaattgaaaatgtaaattattaatatttgacTAAAAAATGTAAGTTGCTCCAGCAAAAGTTCAAATTTGTATGATTCAACGGCATTTAGTAAGTCATTACAAAATACATAATTCAGTTGGGATGCACaacttatatttaaatgtcCACAACAAGTGGAGAAagttctgtctttgtctttgttgtgaAATGCGGGAAAGCCAACTTTCCGAGTTGAAGATAGTCACTTGAAGTCATCAGATCCCCGCACTGGCTGTTTGCAGCGTAGCTGCATGAAACCTGGAGCCCACACTACAATTGGTCCGCACAGGCAAGTTTGAACCTTTTTTTcacttaaaatataaattgtGTAATTGTATAATTGTGTGAAACATTAGTGGATAAGGTAGGCAGTGTTACTTTATTGACAACAGTTTGGCCCAAAGCTAAAGTTAGCCGCGAGCTTCTACTTATcctaagctagctagcagcaAGGTTACCGTTAGCTaagactaacgttagctgataAATGCGGTACTCTTCTAGCTAAGCAGGTAACTTGGCTAACGTTACCGTTTAAACTTCGTAAAAGCTTTTCAGACCGGTAGCGTTAGCTAAGTTAAAATACTTGTGTGATTTTACTATTTCGTAATTGCGggaacgttagctagctattaACGTTATACATTTCTAACAGGGTCGGCTTTCGGTTGCTTAAACCTAAAcaacatagctagctagctagctagtaccAACAGTTAAGCTATTAATTGGGTTCAATTCAAGTCAGTGTTGTGAATAGTGTTTTAAAGTAACTTTAGTACTAACGTGAGTTAGCATTAGTATAAGTATAATGTCTAAATAACCGGTAAGAAGAATAGATTGCGCTAGCTAAATCATGCTGCCTCAAGACAGACTTCCACCTGCGTCTTCTGATTCAGGAGAGAAGCATGGAGGTTTTATAAGACAGATAGCAaagttaggccggttacacactgcctgcgtggcgtgagcgtggcatttctgttgcgtgtcagctgcgtggatttttctgtctttacacacaagaaatgctgctgctagccttgtctgtacacatgtactgtatgtttctcactgataaaattaaatactgtgttaaacataaatatctacagatctgattacagcaaagacaacgtcggcaggattgatggcaaaataggctccggaatatttccttctgtattgacaggtgcaatattagaaaatctcgaggctttcaaacatcaacaggtcatttattaatatgtatttgtgtctaaacgacatataaacatatttttatattctatttttgcctggaaatgcttccaacacgcttgcgtgtcgctgAAAAATAgtcgtcggttctatttctagcatgcatgcGTTCTTCGGTgtggctcgagccgcgcctgagacgtgcgtgtcgcacgagcagtgtgtaagctctaacctgttaacatgggagcccaaataaaaCGGACACGCGCACGCGCAGCTGACACACTCGTCGGCCTTCGAGATTGAGCCGGGGTCTAATAATGAATGTTATTAGCGCTTGACTGGCGCGCCGCAACTCCtaaaatatgtgtatgtgtatggatCAACTGATCTGTTGCACCACAATTAATCAATGTTTTAAACTGATTAAGAAccacatatttaaaaaacaactcaTACTTAATTGTTTCTCTTATGTTTCGCTTATTACCAATATATTGTAACCTTTGTCTTTCAGATTGAGTTGAATGCAATGCAAATCCTGCAAATTCACCAACCTCAATGAAGCTGTTCTCCTGAAGCACTAGGCCTACTGTCTGTATCACAGAGGCAGGCAGAGTTCTATCGGATCACCAACAAGAACCTACTAGACAACTTTAGAGCAGCCATTAATCAGCACACTCTAGGACTGCTTGGACTCTATCGGGCTAGGAGGCCAGCTTTTCCGTCTGAGATGGATCAACTCCTTAAGGGACTGGATGAAGAGGTGATTAATTTAGTAATCTCAGTATTTTGGAAAATGTTGACAGTTGTATTGCAAGAAATCGTGGGATTTTTTTACTGCAAGATATATAAagctaaaataataaatacaaagttTCCAATTTAAGGTGTT
It encodes the following:
- the LOC120573674 gene encoding GTPase IMAP family member 7-like isoform X2, with amino-acid sequence MDVSNTRRIVILGKTGSGKSSLANTIFGEGLFTIGHTLKSETRKCESKTKSVNGRSITLIDTPGFFDTEISEEKMKPEIVRCITECAPGPHAFLIVLKVEKFTEHEEAVITKINEYFSEEVYKYAILVFTHGDQLPEGKTIKDLVCQNQLVSDLVEKCGGRCHIVDNKYWKNNRQDEYRSNQFQVKELLNTIEKMIESNKGSCYTNEMLQTVEEVIQQEVEAIRRSSGNMSEEEIREQARFSTFKKFCIRLAGTATGVVLGALLGVVVSVGIVVIILRAVGITVAAAVAAVGETAAVAGVGVSAAVGAVMGGVTGYAEAEGADTPWEAAKRAAEAVKDQALSVYEACDIFDRVKKEKSKQS